ATGACCTGCCCGCTTGATCCCTAACAGCCGACGCACATAAGCAACCATATCGTGTGAGGTGGGACCTGGGGGCTTGAGTAAACTGACAAACCCGTCAAGCATGATTTCGGGCCTCCTGCAGCTCTTTTTCAACCGCAGCTAAAACCTGTGTTTCAACTTGAGTTAGAGAACCGGAGAGAATGCAGCCCGCTGCCCGGGAGTGGCCTCCTCCCCCTAAGCGTTTCGCCAATAGCCCTACATCAACCAGGTGACGTGAACGAAACCCAACACGTACTTGTCTATCGTCATTCTCCCTCAGCAAAACTGCCACTTCGGCACTGGCCACCATACGGGGATAGTTTATGAGTCCACCGATGTCCTCGTCCGTATAACAGCCAAAGCGATCGTAAGGCAGACTAACCCAGGCAATAAGGCCGCTAGAGCTTACCTGCAACCGCTCCAGTGCTTGCTGGAGAAGCCGTAATTGAGACAAGGATTTTCTATCATACACTTTATCAGCTATTTCCCAGGGCTTCACGCCAATTCTAAGCAGTGTTTCGGCCACTTTATGAACGTCAGCCGTGGTATTCTGGTAGCGAAAGCCGCCGGTGTCGGTATGAATGCCGGTATACAAGCAAGTTGCAATGTCAAGGTCGACGGGAATGGACAATTCCCAAAGCAGAGAAAACACCATTTCGGCTGTTGCCGCAGCCCTGGGTTCCACCCAATTAATAGTACCGAACTCTGTATTGGTGGGGTGATGATCAATATTGATTATTTGTTTGGCTGTAGCCACCTCACTAGCCAGGGGTCCCAGACGTTCCAAATCACCACAATCCAGCACAATTGCCACCGCTCGGTTACTGAAAGCAGTAATGGTAGTAGATACATCTTCAGCCCCTGGCAAGAAATTGTACATGGATGGAATGCCATCTGGGCTGACTAATTGTACTTGCCAGCCCTTATTTCTTAAGGCCAGTCCCAAGCCCAAAAGAGAGCCCAAGGCGTCGCCGTCAGGATCAAAATGACAACACAGAACCAGCTCAGGACTTTGTCGTAGGACGGTTCTTATTTCCTGGAACTGAGGTATGACCATGGTTTTGGGCTCCTTCTCGAAGACGATCAATAAATCCTGTTAGCTCGATGCCGCGGGCAATAGATTCGTCAAGGCAAAAGGTGAGTTCAGGTGTATGGCGCATTCGTATGCGCCGGCTAAGTTCAGACCGAATGAATCCAGTGGCTCTGGTGAGCCCCTCAAGAGTGGACTTCTTTTCTGGTTCACTACCTAAGACGCTCACATACACAGTGGCTAGGCGCAAATCTCCAGTAATTGTAACCCGAGTGACTGAAGTGAAGCCGATACGGGGATCCTTAAGCTCACGTTGTATCAACTGACTGATTTCCTGCTTAAAAGCCTCTTCCAACTTGGCTACACGTAGTTTTCCCACCAGTTACACCTCCGCGTCCAGTAACTACCATCAATTACATAGATCAAAGGGTAGCGGGGATCTCCTCGATCTTGAAAGCTTCAACGATATCGCCTTCTTTGATATCTTGGTAATTGGCCAGTCCAATGCCACATTCGTACCCGGAAGCCACTTCCCGCACATCATCCTTAAACCGGCGCAATGAGCCAATGGCTCCTTCGTGGATTACTATTCCGTCCCTTACCAGACGCGCTTGGGCATCTCGACTGATTTTCCCCTCTCTCACGTAACAACCGGCAATGGTTCCAGCTTTAGGAACATGAAAAGTGGCCCGGACCTCAGCCTTACCCAAGGGTACCTCTTGTATTTTAGGTGCTAACATGCCTTCCATAGCTGCTCTTACATCTTCGATAGCGTCGTAAATAACTCGGTAGAGCCTAATATCTATGCTTTCGGTTTCTGCCGCCTGCGTGGCTTTTCCTTCTGGGCGCACGTTGAAACCGATCACAACAGCCTTGGAGGCAGCGGCCAACATAATGTCTGTTTCGGTAATAGCCCCTACTCCGCTATGGATAACATTGACCTTAACTTCGGCCGTAGAGAGTTTCTCCAGCGCTTGCTGGAGGGCTTCTACTGACCCTTGAACGTCGGCCTTAATGATCAAGTTAAGTTCCTTAATTTCTCCTTCCCGTACCCGTAGATACAGTTCGTCCAAAGAGAGACCGCCTCTGGTCTGAAGCTCTGTTTCCCGTAGCCGGTGTTTTTCTTTTTCAGCCAGCGCTCGAGCAATTTTTTCGTCGGCTACGACGCGCATAATGTCACCGGCTTGAGGAACCTCACTGAAGCCTTGGACTTCCACCGGTATCGAAGGGCCAGCTTCAATGACTCGGCTGCCTTTGTCGTTGATCATGGCCCGAACCTTCCCAGAGGCTGTGCCAGCCACAATGGCATTACCAATTCTAAGCGTGCCTCTTTGCACTAACACACTAGCCACTGGACCGCGGCCACGATCCAACTCAGCTTCTATGATAGTACCTACAGCTTGACGCTTCGGGTTAGCCTTGAACTCGCGCATATCGGCTAACAACAGAATCATTTCGAGCAAATCCTCAATACCTTGTTTGTATTTAGCTGAAGCCGGAAGGCAGATGGTATCTCCGCCCCACTCTTCTGGTACCAGTCCATATTCAGTGAGCTGTTGTTTGACCACATCGGGGCGGGCCCCGGGTTTGTCAATTTTATTGATTGCCACAATTATTGGCACTTCGGCTGCTTTGGCGTGGTTGATGGCCTCAACAGTCTGGGGCATGACCCCATCATCAGCAGCAACAACAAGTATGGCAAGGTCGGTAACTTGTGCCCCTCGGGCACGCAAAGCAGTGAAGGCTTCGTGTCCCGGTGTGTCAAGAAAGACAATTTTACGTCCACCGAAAGAGACTACAGATGCTCCGATATGCTGTGTAATGCCCCCTGCCTCTTCAGTGGTGACTTTAGTATGGCGGATTGCATCCAAAAGGGATGTCTTCCCATGATCCACGTGACCCATCACTGTAACCACAGGGGGACGATCTCGCAGTTGATCCGGGCGATCCTGAACGTCTTCAAGGGTAGGAAGCTGCTCTTCGATAGGAGTTACCTTAAAGCCCAGCTTTTCAGCCACTTGGGCGGCAGCGGAGTAATCAATGGCCTGATTAAGTCCGGCCATTATTCCCCGATCGAACAGCAGTTTAACAATTTGTCCTCCCGGTCGCCGAAGCAATGTTGCCAGTTCTTGAACAGTAAGCGAATCCGGCAGTTGTACCGCTTGATCTAAAGAAGCAGCTACATCAGTTTTCATTTCTGTAGCAACCTGTCTGCTATCGCGGCTGGCACGCCGCGTGTCTTCAAAGCGACTGCTCTTTTTCCCGCGCCGTTTGGTGCTGCTTTTGCGCCCCTTGTCTTTGATCTTCCCACCAGTTTTTCTAACCGGTTCCTCTGCCTCTGTCTCCAGGTGTGGTTCGGGGTCAGGTACCGGCTCGCTTTCACCAAGGCTTGCCAAAACCCGTTTTACAGTAGCGTTGTCCAACGTGCTCATGTGGTTCTTTACTTTAATCCCCATTTCAGTCAAGAGTTCAATAAGCTCTTTGCTTGTGATTTTGAGTTGTTTGGCCAATTCGTATATACGCAGTTTGCCCATTTGGTCACCCCCGTAGTTTTTGATTCCCCATGTCCTCCCATTTACGCCACACGGCTTGCGCTAATGACGGATCGATAATAGCTGCCACGGCCACTTGCTGCTTCCCTAACTGGCTACCCAACTGGGTTTTAGTTGCCCACTCTATCAGGGGAATACTGTGAGCTTCGGCGTGAGCGGCAAAAATTCGTCTTTTACGATTACTGCCGTCTACTGCCAACAGCAACAAACGCACCTGCGACAGCTGTAGTGCTTTCAGTACAGCCTGCTCACCGATAACAAGTTTGCCGGCCTTGCGGGCCAACCCAATTAAGCCTAACATAGAAACTAAATCTCCACCAGTCGATCTTCTAATTCTCGGATTATTTCCGCAGAAAGATCCATCGCCAATGCTTTCTGTAATCGCTTCCCCTTGAGGGCTGCATCCAGACAACGGCGACGAGGGCAAATATAGGCTCCCCGACCTGATTTCTTGCCGGTCCGATCCACCTCTAGTTTGCCGTCTGGAGTGCGAACTACCCGTAGAAGTTCTTTTTTCGGTTGCATCTCCCGGCAACCAACACACATGCGCATTGGTACCCGACGCGGCTTCATTCTTTTTCATGCACCTCCACCCCGTCAACTGCGGATTCGGACTCGACCTGCTCACCGCCGTCTTCTTCCTCAATAGCGCTCTTAATGTCGATTTTCCAGCCGGTCAACTTTGCTGCCAAACGGGCATTTTGCCCTTCCTTGCCTATAGCCAAAGAAAGCTGGTTTTCCGGCACAATTACCCGCGCTACCCGGTCATCTTCGGTTAGATAAACATGAATTACCTTGGCTGGGCTAAGGCTGCTAGCAATGAATTCTTCCGGAACACTGCTCCACTTAATAATATCAATTTTTTCGCCTTTGAGCTCGTTTACCACAGACTGAACCCTAAATCCTCGCGGCCCGACACAGGCTCCTACAGGATCCACGTTGGGATCACGTGCCCATACAGCCATTTTTGAGCGCAATCCGGCTTCGCGGGCAATAGCCTTTATTTCCACTGTACCGTCATGAATTTCGGGTACTTCCAGTTCGAACAGACGTTTAAGAAATCCGGGGTGAGTGCGGGATAACAGGATCTGAGGACCCTTGGTAGTGCGATTGACTTCAAGCACGTAAGCCTTTATCCTTTCCCCTGCCCGGTAGGTATCATTTGGCATCTGTTCTCCGGCAGGTAAGACGGCTTCTGCCCGGCCAAGGTCTACCATAAAATTTCTTTGCTCAAATCGCTGTATCAGGCCAGTGACAATATCGCCTTCGCGGTCGGCAAACTCTTCAAAGATAATACTTCGTTCCGCTTCTCTGATGCGCTGGACAACCACCTGCTTCGCATTTTGAGCAGCAATGCGGCCGAAGTCACGCGGAGTCACTTCAAATTCGATTAGGTCTTCTATTTCATAACGAGGATCGAGCAACTTGGCTTCTTCTAGTGGTACCTCCAGGCGCGAGTCTTCCACTTCCGGCACCACTATCTTACGGGCAAAAACTTTGACTTCCCCTGTTCCACGATTGATTTCCACTCGGACGTTCTGGGCGGAAGAGAAGTTTTTCTTGTAAGCCGATACCAGTGCGGCTTCCAAGGCTTCGAGAATAATCTCCTTTTTGATGCCGCGCTCCTTTTCCAGCTCGTTTAAGGCTTCGAGAAATTCACGGTTCACTTTATTCCCTCCCAGTTAACTTCAGCTGCCAACCGTGCTTGGGCAATATCCTTGCGGGGGATCGAAATAGAACCTTCTTTACCTAGATCCAGTTGTATCTGCTCATCTCTTAGGCCCAGCAGGATTCCGGTTAGACGACGACGCCCCTCAATTGGAGCAAATGTGTTGATCCTTACCCTCTGACCTTTGAACCGCTCAAAATCAGCGTCGTGCTTAAGTGGGCGGTCTATACCTGGTGACGACACTTCGAGGAAATAGGATTGGGATATGGGGTCATGCTCATCCAACAACATACTTAACCTTGTACTTAGACGTTCGCAATCATCAGTGCTAACACCACCTGGTTTATCAATAAACACTCGCAGAAAAAAACGACCAGCTTCTTTAGTAAAGGTCACGTCCACCAGTTCCAGGCCCTCTTCGGCAACTATAGGTTCGATCAGTCCGTTTACACTCTGAGTTACCGTGCTCACCGGCACTCCTCCCTTACTTGTTGTACTTGCCATGTACACATATGTTGGTTACTGCCTGGGAACCAATACCTGTTTTGCGTTTAAACATGACTGGGTAATTCTTAGTATTAACAGTAAAGAGTGGGCTAAAACCCACTCTTCCCGACTCCTGCACCTTAGTAGTGTGCCTGCCTCAGCTATGGCATCCGTTTGCAGTATAACATGCTTTGGCGTCACTGGCAAGGGCAACCTCTGGTAGGCCCGAAGGCTGTTTTATCGCTGTCCGTCCGGCCGATACAGTTGCCAATACTGCTGTGGAACTTCCCCGACAATCACTGTTTGGGCCAGCGGCACCGAGGTAGAAACACAGGTAGTGGTTCGAACCAAGGGGATCACAACTTGGACATCAGCCTGGATTTCTAAGAAGAGCTGGTGCAGCGTTTGGTTGATGCCGGCGTCTTTGAAGTCACTGCCGAGTTTTACGCTTACCGTACCCAAGGGCACTATGGAGACTTTAATGCGTGGTCCCACATTAGCTAGTAATGCACTGCCGAACACTTGTCCCACAGGGATACTAACCTCTTGGCTTTCCAGTGCTTCTAGCCGTTCCTGGATGAAGCCAGTGGTCTTAGCTGCCAAACGAGATATCTCCACGGTGTTAGGCTGCATTAGGACTACTCTGCCGCGAGTATCTTTGTGGATAGCAATCAAATCCTGGTATCTCACTGTATCCACAATCTCTTGATTTACAGCCGAGTTGATGGCCTGAACTGCCAGTATCTTTGCCTTGGCTTCCGCCAGAGCCATTAACGTCGGTCTAATGTTGCGTTCAACAACTAAGAAAGTTCCTATGAACAACACCAGTATTACCAGAGCTAGGGCAAACACAGGCTCTCGGTTGCGCCGGCCCCATCCCATTATCTTCACCCCCTCCTACAGTCTATGAAAGGGGTAAGGAATGGTGTCTAAGCTATTAGTCTAGGCCAATCGTGCAAACCGTCTTTTTCCGACGCGTACCAACATGCCTTTGCGCACCTTAATAATAGCTTCAGTATCTTCTTGTTTAATGTGGTCAATGCTTACAGCACCTTGATCGATCAGCCGCCGGGCTTCACTGCTGGAAGAGCAGAGTTCCAGATCTGTAAGCATCCGGACAATCCACACACACCCTTTTTCATCCAACAGCTCCGGTGATAGCAAGAGCTCAGGTATATCGTCCGGAATATCACCCTGTTGAAACACCGCTTTAAACGATTCTTCCGCCGATTCAGCTGCTGCTTCACCATGGTACAGGGCAACTATTTCTCGAGCGAGGCGCATTTTGGCATCGC
The sequence above is a segment of the Bacillota bacterium genome. Coding sequences within it:
- a CDS encoding ribosome maturation factor RimP, translated to MPVSTVTQSVNGLIEPIVAEEGLELVDVTFTKEAGRFFLRVFIDKPGGVSTDDCERLSTRLSMLLDEHDPISQSYFLEVSSPGIDRPLKHDADFERFKGQRVRINTFAPIEGRRRLTGILLGLRDEQIQLDLGKEGSISIPRKDIAQARLAAEVNWEGIK
- a CDS encoding 50S ribosomal protein L7ae, whose product is MLGLIGLARKAGKLVIGEQAVLKALQLSQVRLLLLAVDGSNRKRRIFAAHAEAHSIPLIEWATKTQLGSQLGKQQVAVAAIIDPSLAQAVWRKWEDMGNQKLRG
- the yunB gene encoding sporulation protein YunB codes for the protein MGWGRRNREPVFALALVILVLFIGTFLVVERNIRPTLMALAEAKAKILAVQAINSAVNQEIVDTVRYQDLIAIHKDTRGRVVLMQPNTVEISRLAAKTTGFIQERLEALESQEVSIPVGQVFGSALLANVGPRIKVSIVPLGTVSVKLGSDFKDAGINQTLHQLFLEIQADVQVVIPLVRTTTCVSTSVPLAQTVIVGEVPQQYWQLYRPDGQR
- a CDS encoding bifunctional oligoribonuclease/PAP phosphatase NrnA yields the protein MVIPQFQEIRTVLRQSPELVLCCHFDPDGDALGSLLGLGLALRNKGWQVQLVSPDGIPSMYNFLPGAEDVSTTITAFSNRAVAIVLDCGDLERLGPLASEVATAKQIINIDHHPTNTEFGTINWVEPRAAATAEMVFSLLWELSIPVDLDIATCLYTGIHTDTGGFRYQNTTADVHKVAETLLRIGVKPWEIADKVYDRKSLSQLRLLQQALERLQVSSSGLIAWVSLPYDRFGCYTDEDIGGLINYPRMVASAEVAVLLRENDDRQVRVGFRSRHLVDVGLLAKRLGGGGHSRAAGCILSGSLTQVETQVLAAVEKELQEARNHA
- the nusA gene encoding transcription termination/antitermination protein NusA, translating into MNREFLEALNELEKERGIKKEIILEALEAALVSAYKKNFSSAQNVRVEINRGTGEVKVFARKIVVPEVEDSRLEVPLEEAKLLDPRYEIEDLIEFEVTPRDFGRIAAQNAKQVVVQRIREAERSIIFEEFADREGDIVTGLIQRFEQRNFMVDLGRAEAVLPAGEQMPNDTYRAGERIKAYVLEVNRTTKGPQILLSRTHPGFLKRLFELEVPEIHDGTVEIKAIAREAGLRSKMAVWARDPNVDPVGACVGPRGFRVQSVVNELKGEKIDIIKWSSVPEEFIASSLSPAKVIHVYLTEDDRVARVIVPENQLSLAIGKEGQNARLAAKLTGWKIDIKSAIEEEDGGEQVESESAVDGVEVHEKE
- a CDS encoding YlxR family protein gives rise to the protein MKPRRVPMRMCVGCREMQPKKELLRVVRTPDGKLEVDRTGKKSGRGAYICPRRRCLDAALKGKRLQKALAMDLSAEIIRELEDRLVEI
- the rbfA gene encoding 30S ribosome-binding factor RbfA — translated: MGKLRVAKLEEAFKQEISQLIQRELKDPRIGFTSVTRVTITGDLRLATVYVSVLGSEPEKKSTLEGLTRATGFIRSELSRRIRMRHTPELTFCLDESIARGIELTGFIDRLREGAQNHGHTSVPGNKNRPTTKS
- the infB gene encoding translation initiation factor IF-2, whose product is MGKLRIYELAKQLKITSKELIELLTEMGIKVKNHMSTLDNATVKRVLASLGESEPVPDPEPHLETEAEEPVRKTGGKIKDKGRKSSTKRRGKKSSRFEDTRRASRDSRQVATEMKTDVAASLDQAVQLPDSLTVQELATLLRRPGGQIVKLLFDRGIMAGLNQAIDYSAAAQVAEKLGFKVTPIEEQLPTLEDVQDRPDQLRDRPPVVTVMGHVDHGKTSLLDAIRHTKVTTEEAGGITQHIGASVVSFGGRKIVFLDTPGHEAFTALRARGAQVTDLAILVVAADDGVMPQTVEAINHAKAAEVPIIVAINKIDKPGARPDVVKQQLTEYGLVPEEWGGDTICLPASAKYKQGIEDLLEMILLLADMREFKANPKRQAVGTIIEAELDRGRGPVASVLVQRGTLRIGNAIVAGTASGKVRAMINDKGSRVIEAGPSIPVEVQGFSEVPQAGDIMRVVADEKIARALAEKEKHRLRETELQTRGGLSLDELYLRVREGEIKELNLIIKADVQGSVEALQQALEKLSTAEVKVNVIHSGVGAITETDIMLAAASKAVVIGFNVRPEGKATQAAETESIDIRLYRVIYDAIEDVRAAMEGMLAPKIQEVPLGKAEVRATFHVPKAGTIAGCYVREGKISRDAQARLVRDGIVIHEGAIGSLRRFKDDVREVASGYECGIGLANYQDIKEGDIVEAFKIEEIPATL